The proteins below come from a single Streptomyces sp. M92 genomic window:
- a CDS encoding ERF family protein: MTTIAERAAAAAGRADAPMGPAEDAPPADDFTPMPDPMADYEPGEDDPDMVPVHIAWLRVRREIRSIAKGQKYEEGRTKYNFRGADVVVQHFGPVTLKHGVHVLPINVATSYGGKQTKSGSMMRECTVTVTWQIMGPLGDTLTLQTAGEALDTSDKSTTKAQTVALRTLLLTAGLVPTGDRDPDADRIERGMDAPARSAESYRDELLHPKTSPGRIQQIGYEVSNARMLGARVQNETGEWETLGDLGRRIHGERTGGDQ, translated from the coding sequence ATGACCACGATCGCTGAGCGGGCCGCCGCAGCCGCCGGCCGCGCCGACGCCCCCATGGGCCCGGCCGAAGACGCGCCGCCCGCCGACGACTTCACCCCAATGCCGGACCCGATGGCCGACTACGAGCCCGGCGAAGACGACCCGGACATGGTGCCCGTCCACATCGCGTGGCTCCGCGTCCGCCGCGAGATCCGCTCCATCGCCAAGGGCCAGAAGTACGAGGAAGGCCGCACCAAGTACAACTTCCGCGGCGCCGACGTCGTCGTCCAGCACTTCGGCCCGGTCACCCTCAAGCACGGCGTGCACGTCCTGCCGATCAACGTGGCGACGTCGTACGGCGGCAAGCAGACCAAGAGCGGCAGCATGATGCGCGAGTGCACCGTCACGGTCACCTGGCAGATCATGGGGCCCCTCGGCGACACCCTCACCCTGCAGACGGCGGGCGAGGCCCTCGACACCTCCGACAAGTCCACCACCAAGGCACAGACGGTGGCCCTGCGGACGCTGCTCCTTACCGCTGGACTCGTCCCCACCGGCGACCGCGACCCGGACGCCGACCGCATCGAGCGCGGCATGGACGCGCCCGCCCGGTCCGCCGAGTCGTACCGCGACGAGCTGCTCCACCCGAAGACCTCTCCGGGCCGCATCCAGCAGATCGGCTACGAGGTGTCCAACGCCCGGATGCTCGGCGCCCGCGTGCAGAACGAGACCGGCGAGTGGGAGACGCTCGGCGACCTCGGCCGGCGGATCCACGGCGAGCGCACCGGCGGTGACCAGTGA
- a CDS encoding exonuclease domain-containing protein, with translation MSSFANVRKAAWDTETTGPNPLEDRIVTAAFIVRGGGRDDRLFSWLINPGVPIPAEASEVHGITDAMVQADGQDPKTALDEIATNLVRAIEWGMPVIAFNQSFDWSILHYDLLRHGLPTMTDRVGPGPLPLIDPHVIDKQVNQRVRGSGQRKLKPTADRYGVALNDWHTAEADALAALLIAEAQFDRHPHLNGWDPQGLFSAQQKWRAEQQASLQQWFRTKATPEQGGAPDKVIDGSWPLIPAQRGGEAS, from the coding sequence GTGAGCAGCTTCGCCAACGTCCGCAAGGCCGCCTGGGACACCGAGACCACCGGCCCGAACCCCCTCGAAGACCGCATCGTCACCGCCGCGTTCATCGTCCGCGGCGGCGGCCGGGACGACCGCCTCTTCTCCTGGCTCATCAACCCGGGCGTGCCGATCCCGGCCGAGGCGTCCGAGGTCCACGGCATCACCGACGCCATGGTCCAGGCCGACGGCCAGGACCCGAAGACCGCTCTCGACGAGATCGCCACCAACCTCGTCCGGGCCATCGAGTGGGGCATGCCGGTCATCGCGTTCAACCAGTCCTTCGACTGGTCGATCCTCCACTACGACCTGCTCCGCCACGGCCTGCCCACCATGACCGACCGCGTCGGCCCCGGCCCCCTGCCCCTGATCGACCCCCACGTCATCGACAAGCAGGTCAACCAGCGCGTCAGGGGCTCCGGCCAGCGCAAGCTGAAGCCCACCGCGGACCGGTACGGCGTCGCCCTAAACGACTGGCACACCGCCGAGGCCGACGCCCTCGCCGCGCTGCTGATCGCCGAGGCGCAGTTCGACCGCCACCCGCACCTCAACGGCTGGGACCCCCAGGGCCTGTTCAGCGCGCAGCAGAAGTGGCGTGCGGAGCAGCAGGCCAGCCTCCAGCAGTGGTTCCGCACGAAGGCCACGCCGGAACAGGGCGGCGCCCCTGACAAGGTGATCGACGGCTCCTGGCCGCTGATCCCGGCACAGCGCGGGGGTGAGGCGTCGTGA
- a CDS encoding transcription factor WhiB: MSGWLGGLQISRTDRGQTPVADFLCTACGTYRRITGRDKVRDFVRANPVADHRATCRPTKRGAAA, encoded by the coding sequence ATGAGCGGCTGGCTCGGCGGCCTCCAGATCAGCCGCACCGACCGCGGACAGACCCCCGTCGCCGACTTCCTCTGCACCGCCTGCGGCACCTACCGCCGCATCACCGGCCGCGACAAAGTCCGCGACTTCGTCCGCGCCAACCCCGTCGCTGACCACCGGGCCACCTGCCGCCCGACGAAACGAGGAGCAGCCGCATGA
- a CDS encoding DUF2303 family protein yields the protein MTNTETGVRAIAAYAQQALAPKQVEPGSIYLVATADGRVDTINLTGPEHTGQLQRKAGTTTVRDAQSFLTYWDKHHDDASEVYADSDRLTVTAVLDAHQADGARWAQHRLHLALRETAAWKQWLHNDGQLLDQETFAEFLEDHLPELLEPSAAEMLEIAQSFQAAQKVDFQSATRLTSGQRQFQYVETTTAKAGQKGQLSVPEVFTIGLVPFEGSEGYRLTARLRHRIGQNGLRLGYKLERPDEIRKTAFADVVKAIGEQIDTSVMNGTAA from the coding sequence GTGACCAACACCGAAACCGGCGTCCGCGCCATCGCCGCCTACGCCCAGCAGGCCCTCGCCCCCAAGCAGGTCGAGCCCGGCAGCATCTACCTCGTCGCCACCGCCGACGGCCGCGTCGACACCATCAACCTCACCGGACCCGAGCACACGGGCCAGCTGCAGCGGAAGGCCGGCACCACCACCGTCCGCGACGCCCAGTCCTTCCTCACCTACTGGGACAAGCACCACGACGACGCCTCCGAGGTCTACGCCGACAGCGACCGCCTCACCGTCACCGCCGTCCTCGACGCCCACCAGGCCGACGGCGCCCGCTGGGCCCAGCACCGCCTCCACCTCGCCCTCCGCGAGACCGCGGCCTGGAAGCAGTGGCTACACAACGATGGACAGCTCCTCGACCAGGAGACGTTCGCCGAGTTCCTTGAGGACCACCTGCCCGAGCTCCTGGAGCCGTCGGCCGCGGAGATGCTGGAGATCGCCCAGTCCTTCCAGGCCGCGCAGAAGGTCGACTTCCAGTCCGCCACCCGCCTCACCTCCGGGCAGCGGCAGTTCCAGTACGTCGAGACCACCACGGCGAAGGCCGGGCAGAAGGGCCAGCTGTCGGTGCCCGAGGTCTTCACCATCGGCCTGGTGCCGTTCGAAGGCAGCGAGGGCTACCGGCTCACCGCCCGCCTCCGTCACCGCATCGGGCAGAACGGCCTGCGTCTCGGCTACAAGCTGGAGCGCCCCGACGAGATCCGCAAGACCGCGTTCGCGGACGTGGTGAAGGCGATCGGCGAGCAGATCGACACCTCGGTCATGAACGGGACCGCGGCCTGA
- a CDS encoding AAA family ATPase gives MDNVRHMTREPADQDGLTRTAPHDAEAEEYVAGVIMNDRTAYLECARLITREDIYLPGIRAIWDAVSGMVAENKQLHPVTVRAELEKQKRLREVDGGNLILRLGYETIPGVMAAAFAERIADVARIRRHDEYANKVKAAVLAGATAEELDKLTDNHRQQEERRSTLGQGPSHLTAAFLDWNEHFATDFGNVELLPGKLMAPGQQITVVGDGKAGKSLLVQEWLWRVATGQSFLGDRPQTPISVLYVDAENGHQDIQERFLSYGGGPGRMGLLTYASFPPIRPLDTAGGGADLLAMVGEAEAQIVCLDTVSRFISGPENDADTWLALYRHTLLPLKRAGISSIRLDHMGKDGERGARGSSAKTQDVDHVWELRAQGGGTLLLKRTHTRTGIGPDQFIIVRQARRHGDHYMPGGTRHVLMEYEQMQEAIEGSVEWLVAQIDRLGLPDDAGNPRTKTALANAGIKAAKAKIEAAVRTRKNRDNSGSRNGFPQTFPDDLPGERSPGTPTGTEKPQVNHSPGTSREPQGTPPSPPSPPLGEGKGEGSPATDTPDEPLCTVCEKPLTGYRRDRGYDTHLGCDPETGSHPDQPHDAA, from the coding sequence GTGGACAACGTCCGCCACATGACCCGCGAACCGGCGGACCAGGACGGCCTCACACGAACCGCCCCCCACGACGCCGAAGCCGAGGAATACGTCGCCGGCGTCATCATGAACGACCGCACCGCCTACCTGGAGTGCGCACGGCTCATCACCCGCGAGGACATCTACCTCCCCGGCATCCGCGCCATCTGGGACGCCGTCAGCGGCATGGTCGCCGAAAACAAGCAGCTCCACCCCGTCACCGTCCGCGCCGAGCTCGAGAAGCAGAAGCGACTCCGCGAAGTCGACGGCGGCAACCTCATCCTCCGACTCGGCTACGAAACCATCCCCGGCGTCATGGCCGCCGCGTTCGCCGAACGCATCGCCGACGTCGCCCGCATCCGCCGCCACGACGAGTACGCCAACAAGGTCAAGGCCGCCGTCCTCGCCGGAGCCACCGCCGAGGAACTCGACAAGCTCACCGACAACCACCGCCAGCAGGAAGAACGCCGATCCACCCTCGGTCAGGGCCCCTCACACCTCACCGCCGCGTTCCTCGACTGGAACGAACACTTCGCCACCGACTTCGGCAACGTCGAACTCCTCCCCGGCAAGCTCATGGCGCCCGGCCAGCAGATCACCGTCGTCGGCGACGGCAAGGCCGGCAAGTCCCTCCTCGTCCAAGAGTGGCTGTGGCGCGTGGCCACCGGCCAGTCGTTCCTCGGCGACCGCCCCCAAACCCCCATCAGCGTCCTGTACGTGGACGCCGAGAACGGCCACCAGGACATCCAGGAACGATTCCTCTCCTACGGCGGCGGACCCGGCCGCATGGGCCTCCTCACCTACGCGTCGTTCCCGCCCATCCGGCCCCTCGACACCGCAGGCGGCGGCGCCGACCTCCTCGCCATGGTCGGCGAAGCCGAAGCACAGATCGTCTGCCTCGACACCGTCTCCCGGTTCATCTCCGGCCCCGAAAACGACGCCGACACCTGGCTCGCCCTCTACCGGCACACCCTCCTCCCGCTGAAGCGCGCCGGCATCTCCTCCATCCGCCTCGACCACATGGGCAAGGACGGCGAACGCGGCGCCCGCGGCTCCTCCGCCAAGACCCAGGACGTCGACCACGTCTGGGAGCTGCGCGCCCAGGGCGGCGGCACCCTCCTCCTCAAGCGCACCCACACCCGCACCGGCATCGGCCCCGACCAGTTCATCATCGTCCGCCAGGCCCGCCGCCACGGCGACCACTACATGCCCGGCGGCACCCGGCACGTGCTCATGGAGTACGAGCAGATGCAGGAAGCCATCGAAGGCTCCGTCGAGTGGCTCGTCGCCCAGATCGACCGCCTCGGCCTCCCCGACGACGCCGGAAACCCCCGCACCAAGACGGCCCTCGCGAACGCCGGAATCAAGGCCGCCAAAGCCAAGATCGAAGCCGCCGTTCGCACCCGGAAAAACCGGGACAACTCGGGTTCCCGGAATGGGTTCCCCCAGACCTTCCCCGACGACCTTCCCGGGGAACGTTCCCCGGGAACCCCCACGGGAACCGAAAAACCCCAGGTCAACCATTCCCCGGGAACCTCGCGGGAACCCCAGGGAACCCCACCTTCCCCCCCTTCCCCCCCTCTAGGAGAGGGGAAGGGGGAGGGAAGCCCCGCCACAGACACCCCAGACGAACCCCTCTGCACCGTCTGCGAGAAGCCCCTCACCGGCTACCGACGAGACCGCGGCTACGACACCCACCTCGGATGCGACCCCGAAACCGGCAGCCACCCAGACCAACCCCACGACGCCGCCTGA